One genomic segment of Methanorbis rubei includes these proteins:
- a CDS encoding flavodoxin family protein, with product MTRILAINGSPRKRGNTETVLDAFLRGAESAGAEISKITLVDIDHKNCRGCNACHKKGVCILTDDLTPIFEEVMSSDILVLASPIYSMTVTAEMKSFIDRGQFLWAQKFVTKTLSFSPEHLANHIGVYLGTSGQDILHIFDGAFPVVCAFFNDAGFSYTENVLFPGMDQHGGVKGWPESVAKAESEGRRIAGLLNSS from the coding sequence ATGACCCGTATTCTTGCTATCAACGGAAGTCCGCGCAAACGCGGCAATACTGAAACGGTTCTCGACGCGTTTCTTCGTGGTGCGGAGAGTGCGGGTGCCGAAATCTCGAAGATAACTCTCGTGGATATTGATCATAAAAACTGTCGGGGCTGTAATGCATGCCACAAGAAAGGAGTCTGCATCCTGACCGATGATCTGACACCGATCTTTGAAGAGGTGATGTCTTCAGACATCCTCGTGCTCGCATCTCCCATCTACTCTATGACGGTCACCGCCGAGATGAAGTCCTTCATCGACCGCGGTCAGTTTCTCTGGGCGCAGAAGTTTGTTACGAAGACGTTGTCGTTTTCGCCAGAACACCTTGCAAACCATATCGGTGTGTATCTGGGGACATCAGGCCAGGATATTCTCCACATCTTTGACGGGGCGTTTCCTGTGGTGTGTGCGTTCTTCAATGATGCCGGATTTTCCTATACGGAAAATGTTCTTTTCCCGGGGATGGATCAGCACGGCGGGGTAAAGGGCTGGCCCGAATCAGTGGCAAAGGCCGAGTCCGAAGGGCGGCGGATTGCAGGCCTGCTCAACTCTTCCTGA
- a CDS encoding adenosylcobinamide amidohydrolase, translating to MRYYLRENVLIVRGNFRAASSGVDGGIADVRTVLNITVPRNFSGDASREIDRISSEQGFLQPQFGLLTAVPITNLCIAKYDYITVFVTAGVSDSNRTINIIVTSTRPLSDAALLGAMTTATEVKMQVLADRKLPSGASPTDAVVVAAEKSLSTPEMFAGILTETGERIAKAVRQALTEALIRFDNYLLSTWGVSRGWSRDAPGFVKRTRPSYFIYSRYGGDHWTEWVPEGCPYYPCHKYAEQQCSFCYCPLYPCMDLSLGAMIETPNGDVWSCMDCRLVHVPNVASHLLENPEAGVAELKLVQKK from the coding sequence ATGCGGTACTATCTCAGAGAAAATGTCCTGATCGTTCGGGGAAACTTCCGCGCCGCAAGCAGCGGAGTGGACGGCGGCATTGCCGACGTCCGGACAGTTCTCAACATCACCGTCCCAAGAAATTTTTCCGGCGACGCGTCCAGAGAGATCGACCGCATCTCGAGCGAACAGGGATTCCTTCAGCCCCAGTTCGGCCTCTTAACCGCAGTCCCGATAACCAATCTCTGCATCGCCAAGTACGACTACATCACCGTATTCGTCACCGCAGGCGTCTCTGACAGCAACCGCACTATAAACATCATCGTCACTTCAACCCGTCCTCTCTCCGACGCCGCACTGCTTGGCGCAATGACTACCGCAACCGAAGTCAAAATGCAGGTACTTGCCGACCGAAAACTTCCTTCCGGTGCGTCCCCCACGGACGCTGTCGTCGTTGCCGCAGAAAAATCCCTCTCCACCCCTGAGATGTTTGCAGGAATCCTCACCGAAACCGGAGAGAGGATTGCCAAAGCAGTTCGTCAGGCGCTTACTGAAGCGCTGATACGATTTGACAACTATCTCCTTTCAACCTGGGGCGTCTCCCGTGGATGGTCGCGGGACGCTCCCGGTTTTGTCAAACGAACGCGTCCCTCCTATTTTATCTACAGCCGGTACGGCGGAGATCACTGGACCGAGTGGGTGCCGGAAGGCTGCCCCTACTACCCATGTCACAAATATGCTGAGCAACAGTGCAGTTTCTGCTACTGCCCGCTCTATCCATGCATGGACCTCTCGCTTGGCGCCATGATCGAAACGCCGAACGGAGATGTCTGGAGCTGCATGGACTGCCGGCTCGTTCACGTGCCGAACGTTGCCTCTCATTTGCTGGAAAATCCTGAAGCTGGCGTTGCCGAACTGAAACTTGTTCAAAAAAAGTGA
- a CDS encoding GNAT family N-acetyltransferase, which produces MNITIRPYESADLYHVMTVWNSIIAEGDAFLEETALIPEEMQKFLDQYRVYCAKIGSEVAGVYLLRKLNLGKGSHIAEVLYAVKFSFRNLGVGKTMSEHSSKTARELGFAALVCPRISGMNPAAMNFLTKSGFVPAGEISRGYRHVKTVMVDPNPAAEESKKGLLGKIFEKKPAESVEKTVVDYYSLYTYQKDV; this is translated from the coding sequence ATGAATATTACCATCCGTCCCTATGAATCCGCAGACCTCTACCATGTCATGACCGTCTGGAACTCCATCATCGCCGAAGGAGACGCATTCCTCGAAGAAACCGCTCTCATCCCCGAAGAGATGCAAAAGTTTCTGGACCAGTACCGCGTTTACTGCGCAAAAATCGGCAGCGAAGTTGCCGGCGTCTACCTGCTCCGCAAACTCAACCTCGGCAAAGGCTCCCACATCGCCGAAGTCCTCTACGCCGTCAAATTCTCCTTCCGCAACCTTGGCGTTGGGAAAACCATGAGCGAACACTCGAGCAAAACCGCCCGTGAACTCGGCTTTGCCGCACTCGTCTGCCCCCGCATCTCAGGCATGAACCCTGCCGCAATGAACTTCCTCACCAAATCCGGTTTCGTCCCGGCAGGCGAAATCTCCCGCGGCTACCGCCACGTCAAAACAGTCATGGTCGACCCGAACCCGGCTGCCGAAGAGTCGAAAAAAGGCCTGCTTGGAAAAATCTTTGAAAAGAAACCAGCAGAATCTGTTGAAAAAACGGTTGTCGACTACTATTCGCTCTACACCTACCAAAAAGACGTCTAA
- a CDS encoding DUF4346 domain-containing protein: MHVLFPTGHQSEASLRAALADVDAFTFDIVPIGEIASFLSPGVLTRLIEAGVYDCVVVSGMCTASFDSVEQQSGVPVRKGTRHAADMRLSVPLILEGKLSKTIPADDLLADVRRKLAASRLAESEDTATPEFTIRGVKFGGTSRIKVIHEIMDAHRHPALRDVVLAAISCGADVVDIGFGFDATADDVVRCFSAIADIDIPLSVDTLDPELIRAALFRCDLIFSLTKETIPLLADAVRECGAAAVLIPRNATLEETVAAAKAAGLSKILADPLLQPPLSGLVPSLAGYLPEFGCPKVLGCVNVIEMVDADSPGICALLASAAAECGVAAVLVSEHSDKTHGATAEMRRAAEMMVLSEGRPYPKDVGVDLLILKEKRCRREPPLVYEKISDAPAASDDLAQYDPCGNFRIGIEGGMIVAVRNGRAVRGTNWYDVFSTILAENGVSLLDHAGYLGKELYKAELAIRFGRSFEQDGDF, translated from the coding sequence ATGCACGTCCTCTTCCCTACCGGCCATCAGAGCGAGGCGTCACTGCGTGCCGCTCTCGCTGATGTTGATGCGTTTACCTTTGATATCGTGCCGATTGGGGAAATTGCATCCTTTCTTTCTCCGGGAGTTCTCACCCGCCTCATCGAAGCAGGAGTCTACGACTGCGTCGTCGTCTCCGGCATGTGTACGGCATCCTTTGACTCGGTTGAGCAGCAGTCAGGAGTTCCGGTGCGAAAAGGAACCCGCCATGCCGCAGACATGCGGCTCTCTGTTCCTTTGATTCTGGAAGGAAAACTTTCGAAAACAATTCCCGCTGATGATCTCCTCGCGGACGTCCGGCGAAAACTTGCCGCGTCCCGACTTGCCGAATCAGAGGACACGGCAACGCCTGAGTTTACCATTCGCGGCGTGAAGTTCGGGGGAACTTCCCGCATCAAAGTCATCCATGAGATCATGGACGCCCACCGCCATCCTGCCCTGCGGGACGTAGTTCTCGCCGCCATCTCCTGCGGTGCTGACGTCGTGGATATCGGGTTCGGATTTGACGCGACCGCTGACGACGTCGTCCGCTGTTTTTCCGCGATCGCAGACATCGACATCCCGCTCTCGGTCGATACCCTCGACCCTGAGCTTATCAGAGCCGCCTTGTTCCGGTGCGATCTGATCTTTTCCCTGACCAAGGAAACCATCCCCCTCCTTGCTGATGCAGTCCGAGAGTGCGGAGCCGCAGCGGTTCTCATCCCCCGCAATGCAACGCTTGAAGAGACCGTTGCCGCCGCAAAGGCTGCAGGCTTATCGAAAATTCTCGCCGACCCGCTTCTTCAGCCGCCGCTTTCCGGTCTCGTCCCCTCGCTTGCCGGCTACCTGCCTGAGTTCGGCTGCCCCAAAGTTCTCGGCTGCGTGAACGTGATTGAGATGGTTGACGCCGACAGCCCGGGTATCTGTGCCCTGCTTGCCTCAGCCGCCGCAGAGTGCGGTGTTGCTGCCGTGCTTGTCTCCGAACACTCCGATAAAACCCATGGCGCAACTGCTGAGATGCGGCGTGCCGCAGAGATGATGGTGTTATCAGAAGGCCGCCCTTACCCGAAAGACGTCGGCGTTGATCTTCTGATCCTCAAAGAAAAACGATGCAGAAGAGAACCTCCTCTCGTGTATGAAAAAATCTCTGACGCGCCAGCGGCATCAGACGATCTCGCCCAGTACGACCCCTGCGGCAATTTCCGCATCGGCATTGAAGGCGGCATGATCGTTGCGGTGCGAAACGGCCGTGCCGTTCGCGGCACAAACTGGTATGATGTCTTCTCGACAATCCTCGCCGAGAACGGTGTCTCGCTCCTTGACCATGCCGGATATCTCGGTAAGGAACTCTACAAAGCAGAGCTTGCGATTCGGTTCGGCAGAAGTTTCGAACAGGACGGGGATTTCTGA
- a CDS encoding PHP domain-containing protein, which produces MVLLKCDLHVHTNASRDGESSVEEVIASAIAAGLDAVAITDHDTTEGAIHALTLKNPGIMIIPGIEVSTKQGHLLVLGTAQVLAPKQDVLKTIAEAKALGAVTVIPHPFHRWRHGVGLKCRIALKDVDAVEAFNSRYIIGTANQKAAKVAKKYQLPVTAGSDAHNCKYVGFGVTEIDAEERSVEAILAAMRAGRITCTCKKTPLRTYTRQSWDNTVRKVRRRVPKFRHRPRRRMVHRKK; this is translated from the coding sequence ATGGTCCTTCTCAAATGTGATCTGCATGTTCACACAAACGCGTCGCGAGACGGCGAGAGTTCGGTCGAAGAGGTCATCGCATCAGCGATTGCCGCAGGACTTGACGCGGTTGCCATCACCGATCACGACACAACAGAAGGAGCCATCCATGCCCTCACCCTGAAAAATCCGGGAATTATGATCATTCCGGGAATTGAGGTCTCCACAAAACAGGGACATCTTCTGGTGCTTGGCACGGCACAGGTTCTTGCGCCAAAACAGGATGTGCTCAAAACAATAGCCGAGGCAAAAGCCCTTGGAGCGGTAACGGTCATTCCGCATCCGTTCCATCGATGGCGGCACGGTGTCGGCCTCAAGTGCCGGATCGCACTGAAAGATGTGGATGCGGTCGAGGCGTTCAACAGCAGATACATTATCGGCACGGCAAATCAGAAGGCGGCAAAAGTCGCGAAAAAGTATCAGCTGCCGGTTACGGCTGGCTCTGACGCCCACAACTGCAAGTATGTCGGTTTCGGGGTAACCGAGATCGATGCTGAGGAGAGATCAGTTGAGGCAATTCTTGCGGCGATGCGAGCAGGAAGGATAACCTGCACCTGCAAAAAAACGCCGCTCCGCACCTATACCCGCCAGTCATGGGACAACACGGTCCGAAAGGTTCGCAGACGCGTGCCAAAGTTCCGGCACCGGCCACGGCGGCGGATGGTTCACAGGAAGAAATGA
- the truA gene encoding tRNA pseudouridine(38-40) synthase TruA, producing MKLAFLLGYKGDEFAGSQFQPNKRTVEGEFVAAGVGLGIFSDAKDAHFRIAGRTDRGVSARRQVASITTDYPEKAVDALNFWLPDDIWCLGSAEVDPNFYPRYAVTNRTYRYYFPYPANISAMNEATEKFVGVHDFTRFSKMEEGRDPNRTVTSASVFAGTDGRPVFEVSAKSFLWNMVRGMAGVLALIGAGIAEPAVVDELLSETGHRVHPAPAKALIFWDAECGVVFQPMRQARETARMLGRASAAARMQAMMTEALMDETPEEMWRLRLAREYPDIRKS from the coding sequence ATGAAGCTGGCATTTCTTCTCGGATACAAGGGTGACGAGTTTGCCGGCTCGCAGTTTCAGCCGAACAAGCGAACGGTCGAAGGAGAGTTTGTTGCAGCAGGCGTAGGCCTCGGCATTTTTTCTGATGCAAAGGATGCGCATTTCCGAATTGCCGGCAGGACAGACCGAGGGGTTTCCGCACGACGGCAGGTTGCATCCATCACTACGGATTATCCGGAGAAGGCTGTTGACGCGCTGAACTTCTGGCTGCCTGATGATATCTGGTGTCTGGGCTCAGCTGAGGTGGATCCAAATTTTTATCCCCGCTATGCGGTTACGAACCGGACCTATCGGTACTATTTTCCCTATCCGGCGAATATTTCCGCAATGAACGAGGCGACGGAGAAGTTTGTTGGCGTCCACGACTTCACGCGGTTTTCCAAGATGGAGGAGGGACGAGATCCGAACCGGACGGTGACGAGTGCTTCGGTGTTTGCGGGAACTGACGGGCGTCCGGTCTTTGAGGTGTCGGCGAAAAGTTTTCTCTGGAATATGGTGAGAGGGATGGCAGGCGTTCTGGCATTGATTGGTGCCGGGATTGCAGAACCTGCGGTAGTTGATGAGCTGTTGAGCGAAACTGGCCACCGTGTGCATCCCGCACCCGCCAAGGCGCTGATATTCTGGGATGCTGAGTGCGGAGTTGTGTTTCAGCCGATGCGGCAGGCACGGGAGACGGCACGGATGCTCGGACGGGCGTCCGCTGCTGCGCGGATGCAGGCGATGATGACCGAGGCACTTATGGATGAAACACCAGAGGAGATGTGGCGGCTGAGGCTTGCGCGTGAGTATCCTGATATCAGGAAGAGTTGA
- a CDS encoding HD domain-containing protein, which translates to MPKHIKDPVHGYIEVPADLVPLVDTTIVQRLHHIRQLGFAYLVYPGANHSRFEHSLGAMHLASLLCGRLGLGESETKTICAAALLHDIGHGPYSHASERLMQEYEHFSHDDISIHLADPAIDAQLKKISVSPDEVAALVAGGHPHSGIIHGDLDVDRMDYLLRDAHYTGAPYGNFDTGRLIQSLEIVSGKLVLNQSGISAAESLLIARTLMGPTVYYHHACRIAEEMFLLAGRSHFGSDATGVEQFMHLDDVTAAAVLLNSPSATTRDLIDRIRTRRLYKRSVYAGRELVDIDHLPQTKESVNRMHQAIVETASVRDEDVILDIPPLRKEIRMDVLVRRHHDLVPFNEIVPMLEMMNATRHGQWRLGVYAPAELRDRVGEAAREVLSLRHATKQHKLTGII; encoded by the coding sequence ATGCCAAAACATATCAAAGACCCAGTACACGGATATATCGAAGTACCTGCAGATCTTGTGCCGCTCGTGGATACCACGATTGTGCAGCGTCTGCATCATATCCGTCAGCTGGGATTTGCATACTTGGTATATCCCGGAGCAAACCACAGCAGATTTGAACACTCTCTTGGAGCGATGCATCTTGCTTCGCTTCTCTGCGGCAGACTCGGACTCGGAGAATCCGAGACAAAAACCATCTGTGCCGCAGCACTTCTTCACGATATCGGGCACGGCCCGTACTCCCATGCAAGCGAACGGCTCATGCAGGAGTACGAACACTTTTCTCACGACGACATCAGTATTCATCTGGCGGATCCTGCAATAGATGCCCAGCTCAAAAAAATATCCGTCAGTCCTGATGAAGTGGCGGCACTTGTTGCAGGCGGACATCCTCACTCAGGCATCATCCATGGAGATCTCGACGTCGACCGGATGGACTACCTGCTCAGGGACGCCCACTATACCGGAGCACCGTACGGAAACTTTGACACAGGAAGACTCATCCAGTCGCTTGAGATCGTTTCTGGCAAACTGGTGCTCAACCAGTCCGGCATCTCAGCAGCCGAGTCGCTTTTGATCGCACGAACTCTGATGGGACCGACCGTCTACTATCATCATGCATGCAGAATCGCCGAAGAGATGTTTCTTCTTGCAGGCCGCTCCCACTTCGGCAGTGATGCCACAGGAGTTGAACAGTTCATGCATCTTGACGACGTGACAGCAGCCGCAGTTCTGCTGAACTCGCCTTCGGCAACGACGCGGGACCTGATCGACCGCATCAGAACGCGGCGGCTCTACAAACGTTCGGTCTACGCTGGCCGCGAACTCGTGGACATCGACCATCTGCCGCAGACCAAAGAAAGCGTCAACCGCATGCACCAGGCGATTGTGGAGACCGCAAGCGTCAGAGACGAAGACGTCATCCTTGACATCCCGCCGCTTCGTAAGGAAATTCGCATGGACGTTCTGGTCAGAAGGCATCATGACCTTGTGCCGTTCAATGAAATTGTTCCCATGCTTGAGATGATGAACGCAACCCGTCACGGCCAGTGGCGGCTTGGTGTGTATGCACCTGCCGAACTTCGCGACCGGGTCGGGGAAGCCGCCCGCGAAGTACTCTCCCTGCGTCACGCAACAAAACAACATAAACTCACAGGTATAATATAA
- a CDS encoding helix-turn-helix domain-containing protein translates to MVIISEELPVHSEICFCPLHGLLDTISKKWALMIIAVIGNHGSAGFNELKRYLCNISSKTLSNTLKDLEEAGLISRQVVDQTPPVVRYYLTVPGWELRELLIPLLTWVMRNGGHADEGCPIHVHCEMPEK, encoded by the coding sequence GTGGTTATCATCTCTGAGGAGTTGCCAGTACATTCTGAGATCTGTTTTTGTCCGCTGCATGGGCTGCTTGATACGATCAGTAAGAAATGGGCTCTGATGATCATTGCGGTTATCGGCAATCACGGGTCTGCGGGATTTAATGAGCTGAAACGTTATCTCTGCAACATCAGTTCGAAGACGCTGTCAAACACACTGAAGGATCTTGAGGAGGCCGGACTTATCAGCCGTCAGGTGGTGGATCAGACGCCTCCTGTTGTGCGGTACTATCTGACGGTTCCGGGATGGGAACTGCGTGAGCTGCTTATTCCCCTGCTTACCTGGGTGATGCGAAACGGTGGTCATGCGGATGAGGGGTGCCCGATTCATGTGCACTGCGAGATGCCGGAGAAGTGA
- a CDS encoding DUF1858 domain-containing protein → MAITIDSTIAELLREKPQSAAVLQSFGMGCLGCAIANNETIREAAMVHGIPLEELTKKLGI, encoded by the coding sequence ATGGCAATCACCATCGATTCAACGATCGCAGAGCTTCTCCGCGAGAAACCGCAGAGCGCCGCAGTTCTTCAGAGCTTCGGCATGGGCTGCCTTGGTTGTGCAATCGCAAACAACGAGACCATTCGCGAGGCAGCAATGGTTCACGGCATCCCCTTAGAAGAGCTTACCAAGAAGCTCGGTATCTAA
- a CDS encoding flavodoxin family protein, translated as MSAHILAITTSPRRHGNSESALDMVLEEVGDRFTKEKVVLSDLSVAPCKGCGACEKLGRCIQEDDFQGLSEKILAADVLIFASPVYSMSVCSQAKALIDRCQVFWSRKYVLHTFEEPKGKKVGLFIATAGQTRENIFEHTVPVARFLFDVSGIKPKHTMLLLLNGLDKKTDFVNSQVSVTRTKETAAVLAAAIEEL; from the coding sequence ATGTCTGCGCATATTCTTGCCATAACAACCTCTCCCCGCCGCCACGGCAACTCCGAGTCTGCGCTTGATATGGTTCTCGAAGAGGTTGGCGACCGCTTCACGAAGGAGAAAGTTGTCTTGTCCGACCTCTCGGTTGCTCCCTGTAAAGGATGCGGGGCATGTGAAAAGCTCGGCCGCTGCATTCAGGAGGATGACTTTCAGGGTCTTTCCGAAAAAATCCTCGCAGCAGATGTGCTGATCTTTGCTTCCCCCGTTTACTCAATGTCGGTCTGTTCGCAGGCAAAAGCTTTGATCGACCGATGCCAGGTTTTCTGGTCACGGAAGTACGTGCTGCACACCTTTGAAGAACCAAAGGGAAAAAAGGTCGGCCTTTTCATCGCAACCGCAGGTCAGACCCGTGAGAATATCTTTGAACACACTGTGCCTGTGGCAAGATTTCTGTTTGATGTGTCAGGCATCAAACCGAAACACACAATGCTTCTCCTTCTCAATGGTCTTGATAAGAAGACCGACTTTGTGAACAGCCAGGTGTCGGTCACCAGAACAAAAGAAACCGCCGCAGTTCTTGCGGCAGCTATTGAGGAATTATGA
- a CDS encoding UbiX family flavin prenyltransferase, with the protein MKRIVVGVTGASGTLYAKRLIEALTKTDGVEVYLIISDTARTVARLEEVDLSGYPVHYEENCDLAAGIASGSFLFDAMVVIPCSMKSLASIAGGYGATLISRAADVCLKERRKLILVPRETPYSRVHLTNMLAAHDAGAVIMPASPPLYTHPETINDLADMIAARVLDHCGISHTLGSRWKE; encoded by the coding sequence ATGAAGCGGATCGTTGTCGGAGTTACCGGAGCTTCCGGTACGCTGTACGCAAAACGGCTCATTGAAGCCCTCACGAAAACGGACGGCGTCGAAGTGTATCTGATAATCTCCGACACCGCAAGAACCGTGGCTCGCCTCGAGGAAGTTGATCTTTCCGGCTATCCGGTTCACTATGAAGAGAACTGCGACCTTGCCGCAGGCATTGCAAGCGGCTCGTTTTTGTTTGATGCAATGGTTGTCATACCCTGCAGTATGAAGAGCCTCGCCTCAATTGCGGGCGGTTACGGAGCAACACTGATCTCCCGCGCCGCAGACGTCTGCCTCAAAGAGCGCAGAAAACTGATTCTTGTACCCCGGGAGACCCCGTACTCCCGCGTGCATTTAACCAATATGCTTGCCGCACACGACGCGGGAGCGGTCATCATGCCTGCCTCCCCTCCGCTCTACACGCATCCGGAGACGATCAATGATCTTGCCGACATGATCGCCGCCCGCGTACTGGATCACTGCGGAATTTCCCACACACTTGGATCACGGTGGAAAGAATGA
- a CDS encoding UbiD family decarboxylase, translated as MREFIKRMIANGLVEEISEPVSSIYEAPKQAYYNSKKMLYFHNCDGHECVMNTIFDRRSLSVALNIPEDKLVKTLASCTYSGKTHNAGKLTFVPAKLSALPIMKHFPKDAGRYLTSGVVFSALDGVENASIHRLEVLDDTHLIGRIVEGRHTYKLLQQAKAAGKKLPIAITVGTHPAVTFAACTRVPEGKEMAYAAEILGEDMPLYECPNGIRVPDAEIVLYGYMTADLHEEGPFVDISGTYDPIRMQPVIELEGMACKPDFIYHGIVPAGAEHKMLMGAPYEPRIYQAAANVTNVRDVYLTPGGAGYFHAVVQVKKMTNGDGKNVIMAAFAAHTSLKHVVVVDEDINIYDPNDVEFAIATRVRADQDVMIIAGVRGSSLDPCRIGDGMNVKMGIDATMNLGHEDEFIRAGWDE; from the coding sequence ATGAGAGAATTTATCAAACGAATGATTGCCAACGGACTGGTCGAGGAGATATCTGAGCCGGTCTCTTCCATATACGAAGCACCGAAGCAGGCCTACTACAACAGTAAGAAGATGCTCTACTTCCACAACTGCGACGGACACGAATGTGTGATGAACACGATCTTCGACCGCAGGAGTCTCTCGGTTGCGCTGAATATTCCTGAAGACAAACTCGTGAAGACGCTTGCCTCCTGCACCTACTCAGGGAAAACCCATAACGCAGGAAAACTGACGTTTGTTCCGGCAAAGCTTTCGGCACTGCCAATCATGAAACACTTCCCCAAAGACGCAGGCAGATACCTGACGTCGGGCGTGGTCTTCTCTGCACTGGACGGAGTGGAGAACGCTTCGATTCACCGGTTGGAAGTGCTGGACGACACGCATCTGATCGGAAGAATTGTGGAAGGCCGCCACACCTACAAGCTGCTTCAGCAGGCAAAGGCTGCCGGCAAAAAACTCCCGATCGCAATAACTGTCGGAACACATCCTGCGGTAACGTTTGCCGCATGCACCCGCGTGCCGGAAGGAAAGGAGATGGCGTACGCAGCAGAAATTCTTGGTGAGGACATGCCGCTCTATGAATGCCCGAACGGCATCCGCGTACCGGACGCAGAGATTGTTCTCTACGGCTACATGACCGCGGACCTGCATGAAGAAGGTCCGTTCGTTGACATCAGCGGAACGTATGACCCTATCCGCATGCAGCCAGTGATCGAACTCGAAGGCATGGCATGCAAGCCTGACTTCATCTATCACGGCATTGTGCCGGCAGGCGCAGAACACAAGATGCTGATGGGTGCGCCTTATGAGCCGAGGATTTATCAGGCCGCAGCAAACGTGACGAACGTTCGCGACGTGTACCTGACGCCCGGAGGAGCAGGATACTTCCATGCGGTAGTGCAGGTAAAGAAGATGACCAACGGCGACGGCAAGAATGTGATCATGGCAGCGTTCGCCGCCCACACCTCACTGAAGCATGTCGTCGTCGTTGACGAGGACATCAACATCTATGACCCGAACGATGTGGAGTTTGCTATCGCAACACGCGTGCGTGCGGATCAGGATGTGATGATCATCGCAGGCGTTCGCGGCAGTTCACTTGACCCGTGCAGAATCGGTGACGGCATGAATGTGAAGATGGGTATCGACGCGACGATGAATCTCGGGCATGAGGATGAGTTTATCCGTGCCGGATGGGATGAATAA